A DNA window from Centropristis striata isolate RG_2023a ecotype Rhode Island chromosome 10, C.striata_1.0, whole genome shotgun sequence contains the following coding sequences:
- the creb1b gene encoding cyclic AMP-responsive element-binding protein 1b isoform X2, giving the protein MTSGHVSATGPTVTLVQLPNGQTVQVHGVIQAAQPSVIQSPQVQAVQISTIAESEDSQESVDSVTDSQKRREILSRRPSYRKILNDLSSDAPAVPRIEEERAEEDSSAAAATPAITTVTVPTPIYQTSSGQYIAITQGGAIQLANNGTDGVQGLQTLTMTNAAAAAQPGATILQYAQTSDGQQILVPSNQVVVQAASGDVQAYQIRAAPASTIAPGVVMASSPALPTGGATEEVTRKREVRLMKNREAARECRRKKKEYVKCLENRVAVLENQNKTLIEELKALKDLYCHKSE; this is encoded by the exons ATGACATCAGGCCACGTCTCGGCAACAGGCCCCACAGTAACGCTGGTACAGCTCCCCAATGGGCAGACGGTGCAGGTGCACGGTGTGATCCAGGCTGCACAGCCCTCTGTCATCCAGTCCCCTCAGGTGCAGGCGGTacag ATCTCCACCATAGCAGAAAGTGAGGACTCACAGGAGTCAGTAGACAGCGTGACCGACTCCCAGAAGCGCAGAGAGATTCTGTCCCGACGCCCCTCATacag GAAAATCCTGAACGACCTTTCGTCTGATGCGCCGGCCGTCCCTCGTATCGAAGAGGAGAGAGCTGAGGAAGACTCGTCTGCTGCAGCTGCCACACCGGCAATCACCACAGTCACTGTGCCCACACCCATCTACCAGACCAGCAGCGGCCAATACA TTGCAATCACACAGGGTGGAGCCATTCAGCTGGCTAATAACGGTACAGATGGAGTCCAGGGCCTTCAGACTCTGACCATGACCAACGCAGCAGCAGCGGCCCAGCCTGGAGCCACCATCCTCCAGTATGCACAGACCAGCGACGGCCAGCAGATACTGGTCCCCAGTAACCAGGTGGTGGTCCAAG CTGCCTCCGGTGACGTCCAGGCCTATCAGATCAGAGCAGCCCCCGCCAGCACCATCGCCCCGGGGGTGGTCATGGCTTCATCCCCTGCTCTCCCCACAGGGGGCGCTACTGAGGAGGTCACCCGTAAACGAGAAGTCCGCCTCATGAAGAACAG AGAGGCAGCCCGTGAATGTCGCAGGAAGAAGAAGGAGTATGTTAAGTGTCTTGAGAACCGAGTGGCCGTCCTGGAgaaccaaaacaagacactaaTTGAAGAACTGAAAGCTCTTAAAGACCTTTATTGCCATAAATCTGAGTAG
- the creb1b gene encoding cyclic AMP-responsive element-binding protein 1b isoform X1: protein MKMESVEVQQGVETAVSETETQHITPAQIATLAQVTMTSGHVSATGPTVTLVQLPNGQTVQVHGVIQAAQPSVIQSPQVQAVQISTIAESEDSQESVDSVTDSQKRREILSRRPSYRKILNDLSSDAPAVPRIEEERAEEDSSAAAATPAITTVTVPTPIYQTSSGQYIAITQGGAIQLANNGTDGVQGLQTLTMTNAAAAAQPGATILQYAQTSDGQQILVPSNQVVVQAASGDVQAYQIRAAPASTIAPGVVMASSPALPTGGATEEVTRKREVRLMKNREAARECRRKKKEYVKCLENRVAVLENQNKTLIEELKALKDLYCHKSE, encoded by the exons ATGAAGATGGAGTCAGTGGAGGTTCAGCAGGGAGTGGAGACTGCTGTGAGTGAAACAGAGACCCAGCACATCACCCCGGCACAGATCGCTACTTTGGCCCAG GTAACGATGACATCAGGCCACGTCTCGGCAACAGGCCCCACAGTAACGCTGGTACAGCTCCCCAATGGGCAGACGGTGCAGGTGCACGGTGTGATCCAGGCTGCACAGCCCTCTGTCATCCAGTCCCCTCAGGTGCAGGCGGTacag ATCTCCACCATAGCAGAAAGTGAGGACTCACAGGAGTCAGTAGACAGCGTGACCGACTCCCAGAAGCGCAGAGAGATTCTGTCCCGACGCCCCTCATacag GAAAATCCTGAACGACCTTTCGTCTGATGCGCCGGCCGTCCCTCGTATCGAAGAGGAGAGAGCTGAGGAAGACTCGTCTGCTGCAGCTGCCACACCGGCAATCACCACAGTCACTGTGCCCACACCCATCTACCAGACCAGCAGCGGCCAATACA TTGCAATCACACAGGGTGGAGCCATTCAGCTGGCTAATAACGGTACAGATGGAGTCCAGGGCCTTCAGACTCTGACCATGACCAACGCAGCAGCAGCGGCCCAGCCTGGAGCCACCATCCTCCAGTATGCACAGACCAGCGACGGCCAGCAGATACTGGTCCCCAGTAACCAGGTGGTGGTCCAAG CTGCCTCCGGTGACGTCCAGGCCTATCAGATCAGAGCAGCCCCCGCCAGCACCATCGCCCCGGGGGTGGTCATGGCTTCATCCCCTGCTCTCCCCACAGGGGGCGCTACTGAGGAGGTCACCCGTAAACGAGAAGTCCGCCTCATGAAGAACAG AGAGGCAGCCCGTGAATGTCGCAGGAAGAAGAAGGAGTATGTTAAGTGTCTTGAGAACCGAGTGGCCGTCCTGGAgaaccaaaacaagacactaaTTGAAGAACTGAAAGCTCTTAAAGACCTTTATTGCCATAAATCTGAGTAG
- the creb1b gene encoding cyclic AMP-responsive element-binding protein 1b isoform X3: MDILQHIQRRKILNDLSSDAPAVPRIEEERAEEDSSAAAATPAITTVTVPTPIYQTSSGQYIAITQGGAIQLANNGTDGVQGLQTLTMTNAAAAAQPGATILQYAQTSDGQQILVPSNQVVVQAASGDVQAYQIRAAPASTIAPGVVMASSPALPTGGATEEVTRKREVRLMKNREAARECRRKKKEYVKCLENRVAVLENQNKTLIEELKALKDLYCHKSE; the protein is encoded by the exons ATGGATATTCTTCAGCATATCCAGAGAAG GAAAATCCTGAACGACCTTTCGTCTGATGCGCCGGCCGTCCCTCGTATCGAAGAGGAGAGAGCTGAGGAAGACTCGTCTGCTGCAGCTGCCACACCGGCAATCACCACAGTCACTGTGCCCACACCCATCTACCAGACCAGCAGCGGCCAATACA TTGCAATCACACAGGGTGGAGCCATTCAGCTGGCTAATAACGGTACAGATGGAGTCCAGGGCCTTCAGACTCTGACCATGACCAACGCAGCAGCAGCGGCCCAGCCTGGAGCCACCATCCTCCAGTATGCACAGACCAGCGACGGCCAGCAGATACTGGTCCCCAGTAACCAGGTGGTGGTCCAAG CTGCCTCCGGTGACGTCCAGGCCTATCAGATCAGAGCAGCCCCCGCCAGCACCATCGCCCCGGGGGTGGTCATGGCTTCATCCCCTGCTCTCCCCACAGGGGGCGCTACTGAGGAGGTCACCCGTAAACGAGAAGTCCGCCTCATGAAGAACAG AGAGGCAGCCCGTGAATGTCGCAGGAAGAAGAAGGAGTATGTTAAGTGTCTTGAGAACCGAGTGGCCGTCCTGGAgaaccaaaacaagacactaaTTGAAGAACTGAAAGCTCTTAAAGACCTTTATTGCCATAAATCTGAGTAG